Proteins encoded together in one Thermodesulfobacteriota bacterium window:
- a CDS encoding (2Fe-2S)-binding protein, protein MEEVVRFTVNGEAVSVRAGAGWNLLRVLREGLGLTGAKEGCGAGECGACTVLVDGAAVNACLFPAPEAEGRSVVTIEGLAAREEAGGVGRLHPIQQAFVDHGAVQCGFCTPGMVLSAKALLDRSPEPDEAEIRTALAGNICRCTGYTQILEAVRAAAQARREVPRG, encoded by the coding sequence ATGGAAGAAGTCGTCCGATTCACGGTCAACGGCGAGGCGGTCTCGGTGCGGGCGGGGGCCGGGTGGAACCTGCTCCGGGTGCTCCGGGAGGGGCTGGGGCTCACCGGCGCCAAGGAAGGGTGCGGCGCGGGGGAGTGCGGCGCGTGCACCGTACTGGTGGACGGGGCGGCGGTGAACGCGTGCCTGTTTCCGGCCCCGGAGGCGGAGGGCCGCAGCGTGGTCACCATCGAGGGCCTGGCGGCACGGGAAGAGGCGGGCGGGGTGGGGCGGCTCCACCCCATCCAGCAGGCCTTCGTGGACCACGGGGCGGTGCAGTGCGGGTTCTGCACGCCGGGCATGGTGCTCTCGGCCAAGGCGCTCCTCGACCGGTCCCCCGAGCCCGACGAGGCTGAGATCCGGACCGCGCTCGCCGGCAACATCTGCCGGTGTACCGGCTACACCCAGATCCTCGAGGCGGTGCGGGCCGCCGCCCAGGCCCGCCGGGAGGTGCCCCGTGGCTGA
- a CDS encoding xanthine dehydrogenase family protein subunit M: protein MHAFEYLRPETLEEALAFLAGREGAVPVAGATDVWVGIQGKKIAPSALVSLRRIPGLAGIREEGGAVTLGAATTHAAVEDSALLRERLPALHRACSAVGSRQVRNVGTVGGNLCNAAPSADSAVPLLLYDAVCVARGPGGERAIPVAEFFLAPGKNALDPGEILVHIRVPAPTPSGRTYADYWKLTRRKAVELPILGVGVRVSLDGDGVVRQARVALGVAGPTPLRARAAEAALEGRPLTRETAAAAAEAAAQEAQVRDSWRGKAWYRRQMIRVLVPRVLERAGALEGEV, encoded by the coding sequence ATGCACGCCTTCGAGTACCTGCGCCCCGAGACCCTGGAAGAAGCCCTGGCGTTCCTCGCGGGCCGAGAGGGGGCCGTGCCCGTGGCCGGCGCCACGGACGTGTGGGTGGGCATCCAGGGGAAGAAGATCGCCCCTTCCGCCCTGGTTTCCCTGCGGCGCATCCCAGGCCTGGCGGGGATTCGGGAGGAAGGGGGCGCCGTGACCCTGGGTGCTGCGACGACCCACGCCGCGGTGGAGGACTCGGCCCTCCTCCGGGAGCGCCTGCCGGCCCTCCACCGGGCGTGCTCGGCGGTGGGCTCGCGCCAGGTGCGAAACGTGGGCACGGTTGGCGGGAACCTCTGCAACGCCGCGCCGTCGGCCGACAGCGCGGTGCCGCTGCTCCTCTACGACGCCGTGTGCGTGGCCCGGGGGCCCGGGGGGGAGCGGGCGATCCCGGTCGCGGAGTTCTTCCTGGCCCCGGGCAAGAACGCCCTGGATCCCGGGGAGATCCTCGTCCACATCCGGGTGCCGGCGCCCACACCCTCGGGGCGCACCTACGCCGACTACTGGAAGCTCACCCGCCGGAAGGCCGTGGAGCTCCCCATTCTCGGGGTGGGGGTGCGGGTCAGTCTGGACGGCGACGGGGTAGTTCGCCAGGCCCGGGTCGCCCTGGGGGTGGCGGGGCCCACTCCCCTGCGGGCCCGAGCCGCGGAGGCTGCCCTGGAGGGACGGCCCCTCACCCGGGAGACCGCCGCCGCGGCCGCCGAGGCTGCGGCCCAGGAAGCCCAGGTCCGCGACTCCTGGCGGGGCAAGGCCTGGTACCGCCGCCAGATGATCCGGGTGCTGGTGCCGAGGGTTCTGGAGCGGGCGGGTGCGCTGGAGGGGGAAGTCTAG
- a CDS encoding phenylacetate--CoA ligase, producing the protein MPGAAPLRASPGYDPAVSLADGQLEGLRWTVRHAYAGSDFYRRKLEGARVRPEDIRSLDDLQRLPFTTAHDLDAGYPLPLRCVPREDLVRVHSSSGTTGKRKILCYTSRDLEEWTRHFARCLEMAGVGRGDTAQIAVGYGLWTAGSGFQAACEAVGALAIPVGPGNVDMQCRLLVDLETTVLCCTPSMALLLAEEVDRRNLRKRLRVRTVIQGGERCGELTRRRIQALLGAEHVHDLTGFTELSGPGAGIECREHRGIHYWSDWYLLEVLHPETLRPVPEGELGEMVVTTLAKEASPLIRYRTRDLTRLLPGPCPCGSAYPRHDRVLGRDDDLFVYRAVSIYPSQIEEIISESPGVSSEYQIVLERRYGKDLMNVRVERDPAGSPLKDEAVEAEIERRIKNQVMVSAEVEVVDYATLPRSAGRAQRVFDRR; encoded by the coding sequence ATGCCGGGCGCCGCCCCCCTCCGGGCCTCCCCCGGGTACGACCCCGCGGTCTCCCTAGCCGACGGCCAGCTCGAAGGGCTGCGGTGGACCGTGCGCCACGCGTACGCGGGGAGCGACTTCTACCGCAGGAAGCTCGAGGGCGCCCGGGTGCGGCCCGAGGACATCCGCTCCCTGGACGACCTCCAGCGCCTGCCCTTCACCACGGCCCACGACCTGGATGCGGGCTATCCCCTGCCGCTTCGCTGCGTGCCCCGGGAGGACCTGGTGCGGGTGCACTCCTCCTCGGGCACCACGGGCAAGCGAAAGATCCTGTGCTATACCTCCCGGGACCTGGAAGAGTGGACCCGCCACTTTGCCCGGTGCCTGGAGATGGCGGGGGTGGGGCGGGGGGACACGGCCCAGATCGCCGTAGGCTACGGCCTGTGGACCGCGGGGTCGGGCTTCCAGGCCGCGTGCGAGGCCGTGGGCGCGCTGGCAATCCCCGTGGGCCCGGGCAACGTGGACATGCAGTGCCGGCTCCTGGTGGATTTGGAAACCACCGTGTTGTGCTGTACCCCGAGCATGGCGCTCCTGCTCGCCGAGGAGGTCGACCGCCGCAACCTGAGGAAGCGGCTCCGGGTGCGCACGGTGATCCAGGGCGGCGAGCGATGCGGCGAGCTTACCCGCCGACGCATCCAGGCCCTCCTGGGAGCCGAGCACGTCCACGACCTGACCGGGTTTACCGAGCTCTCCGGCCCCGGGGCGGGAATCGAGTGCCGCGAGCACCGGGGCATCCACTACTGGTCCGACTGGTACCTGCTGGAGGTTCTCCACCCCGAGACGCTGCGGCCGGTGCCCGAGGGAGAGCTGGGCGAGATGGTGGTGACGACGCTGGCCAAGGAAGCCTCGCCGCTCATCCGCTATCGCACCCGGGACCTGACCCGGCTCCTGCCCGGGCCTTGCCCCTGCGGGTCGGCCTACCCCCGGCACGACCGGGTGCTGGGCCGGGACGACGACCTCTTCGTCTATCGGGCCGTGAGCATCTACCCGAGCCAGATCGAGGAGATCATCTCCGAAAGCCCCGGGGTCTCGAGCGAGTACCAGATCGTGCTGGAGCGGCGCTACGGCAAGGACCTCATGAACGTTCGGGTGGAGCGCGACCCTGCGGGCAGCCCCCTCAAGGACGAGGCGGTCGAGGCCGAGATCGAGCGCCGGATCAAGAACCAGGTCATGGTCTCGGCCGAAGTGGAGGTGGTGGACTACGCCACCCTTCCGCGAAGCGCCGGGCGCGCCCAGCGGGTGTTCGACCGGAGGTGA
- a CDS encoding phenylacetate--CoA ligase, translating into MSPSFMPTFRTEAELASHQLRGLQWSVAHAYRGSEFYRARLDAAGVRPEDIRTLEDVRRLPFTTADDLRAGYPFPLRSVPFERLVRIHSSSGTTGKRKVLCYTRKDVEDWTRFFARCYEMAGVGPGDRVQIAVGYGLWTAGVSFQAGCEAVGAMAIPVGPGNLDMQCQFLVDLEPTVICCTASMALLLAEEVERRGLRGKVRVRTVIQGSERCSDAMRRRILELLGAEHLYDITGMTELYGPGAGLDCAHHQGIHYWADYYLLELLDPESLQPVSDGEIGEMVVTTLAKEGSPLLRYRTRDLTRSLPGRCSCGSVLPRHDRLLGRSDDMIIFRAVNIYPGQLDELLSRVPGISSEYNIRLERRGGKDFMTVSVERDPTGTPEADAALAAEIERRIQSQILVSAEVKVVGYGELPRSERKSKRIYDERQA; encoded by the coding sequence ATGTCACCATCCTTCATGCCCACCTTTCGCACCGAGGCGGAGCTCGCCAGCCACCAACTCCGGGGGCTCCAGTGGAGCGTGGCCCATGCCTACCGGGGGAGCGAGTTCTACCGGGCGCGCCTGGACGCCGCGGGGGTCCGCCCGGAGGACATCCGCACCCTGGAAGACGTGCGCCGCCTGCCCTTCACCACGGCCGACGACCTCCGGGCCGGGTATCCTTTCCCGCTCCGCAGCGTGCCCTTCGAGCGGCTCGTGCGCATCCACTCCTCCTCGGGCACCACGGGCAAGCGCAAGGTGCTGTGCTACACCCGGAAGGACGTGGAGGACTGGACCCGGTTCTTCGCCCGCTGCTACGAGATGGCGGGGGTGGGCCCCGGAGACCGGGTGCAGATCGCGGTGGGCTACGGCCTGTGGACGGCCGGGGTGAGCTTCCAGGCCGGGTGCGAGGCCGTGGGGGCCATGGCCATCCCGGTGGGCCCCGGCAACCTGGACATGCAGTGCCAGTTCCTCGTGGACCTCGAGCCCACGGTGATCTGCTGCACGGCGAGTATGGCGCTGCTCTTGGCCGAGGAGGTGGAGCGGCGGGGCCTGCGGGGCAAGGTCCGGGTCCGGACCGTGATCCAGGGCTCGGAGCGGTGCAGCGACGCCATGCGCCGGCGCATCCTCGAGCTCCTCGGCGCCGAGCACCTCTACGACATCACCGGGATGACCGAGCTGTACGGGCCGGGGGCGGGGCTCGACTGCGCCCACCACCAGGGCATTCACTACTGGGCGGACTACTACCTCCTGGAACTCCTGGACCCCGAGAGTCTCCAGCCGGTGTCCGATGGGGAGATCGGCGAGATGGTGGTGACGACGCTGGCGAAGGAGGGCTCGCCGCTCCTGCGCTACCGCACCCGGGACCTCACCCGCAGCCTCCCCGGCCGCTGCTCCTGCGGGTCGGTCCTGCCCCGCCACGACCGCCTGCTCGGCCGCAGCGACGACATGATCATCTTCCGGGCCGTGAACATCTACCCCGGGCAGCTCGACGAGCTCCTCTCCCGGGTGCCGGGGATCTCCAGCGAGTACAACATCCGGCTGGAGCGTCGAGGAGGCAAGGACTTCATGACCGTGAGCGTGGAGCGCGACCCGACGGGCACGCCCGAGGCCGATGCGGCCCTGGCGGCCGAGATCGAGCGGCGCATCCAGAGCCAGATCCTGGTTTCCGCCGAGGTGAAGGTGGTGGGGTACGGGGAGCTGCCCCGGAGCGAGAGGAAGTCCAAGCGGATCTACGACGAGCGGCAGGCTTGA